A genome region from Streptomyces antimycoticus includes the following:
- a CDS encoding S1 family peptidase translates to MNRSLVGAFSALLLGGATLVGAGAAPAAAASPAKAPKAVTFAGTVALSNCSGSVVRTPGSADTDPALVLSNGHCLESGFPGAGEVIVDQPSTRSFTLLTASGGSAGTVRASKVAYATMTDTDISLYQLTSTYAQIQSAYGIKALQLSDSHPTQGSAINVVSGYWKKIYSCNIDGFAYRLKEGDWTWKDSVRYTSACNTIGGTSGSPVVDPASGKVVAVNNTGNEDGGRCTLNNPCEVDENGTVTVRQGINYAQQTYGITKCVTTGNKIDLTLAGCALPKP, encoded by the coding sequence ATGAACAGATCTCTCGTCGGTGCGTTCTCGGCCCTGTTGCTGGGCGGCGCGACCCTCGTCGGCGCGGGCGCGGCGCCCGCGGCGGCCGCATCCCCCGCCAAGGCCCCGAAGGCCGTCACCTTCGCGGGCACGGTGGCGCTCAGCAACTGCTCCGGCTCCGTCGTCCGGACGCCGGGCTCGGCCGACACCGACCCCGCGCTCGTGCTCTCCAACGGCCACTGCCTGGAGAGCGGCTTCCCCGGCGCGGGAGAGGTGATCGTCGACCAGCCGTCGACCCGGAGCTTCACCCTGCTGACCGCTTCGGGTGGCAGCGCCGGCACCGTACGCGCGAGCAAGGTCGCGTACGCGACGATGACCGACACCGACATCTCGCTGTACCAGCTGACGTCCACATACGCCCAGATCCAGTCGGCGTACGGCATCAAGGCGCTGCAGCTGTCGGACAGCCACCCGACCCAGGGCTCCGCCATCAATGTGGTCTCCGGCTACTGGAAGAAGATCTACTCCTGCAATATCGACGGATTTGCATACCGGCTTAAGGAGGGGGACTGGACCTGGAAGGACTCGGTCCGCTACACCTCCGCCTGTAACACGATCGGCGGAACCTCGGGCTCTCCCGTCGTCGACCCGGCGTCCGGCAAGGTCGTGGCCGTGAATAACACGGGCAACGAGGACGGCGGCCGCTGCACCCTGAACAACCCGTGCGAGGTGGACGAGAACGGCACGGTGACGGTGCGCCAGGGCATCAACTACGCCCAGCAGACCTACGGCATCACCAAGTGCGTGACCACCGGTAACAAGATCGACTTGACCCTGGCGGGGTGTGCGCTGCCCAAGCCGTAG
- a CDS encoding M14 family metallopeptidase, translating to MRRRIRGRRATALTALLTLALAAPMAAQADDPAPRPGTDRTASPTAQSADESVRQYEVSGPATRADRSAVAATGVSIDEVDARSLVVTADAAQAKRLRALGYRLTALQGPPDRSQGRAAKPFDFPSGDAKYHNYAETNAEINAAVAKYPSILSKRVIGKSYEGRDIVALKISDNVASDESEPEVLFTAHQHAREHLTVEMALYLVRQFTEGYGSDSRITNAVNGREIWIIPDVNPDGGEYDIATGSYRSWRKNRQPNSGSSSVGTDLNRNWDFKWGCCGGSSGSPGSETYRGPSAGSAPEVKVVADFARGRVVGGKQQLKAAIDFHTYSELVLWPFGWTHDETTTGMTRDDYDAFAAVGKKMAASNGYTPEQSSELYITDGAIDDYLWGTQKVFAYTFEMYPTDSGDGGFYPPDEVIDRETSRNRDAVLQLVENADCMYRSIGKESQYCASTTVR from the coding sequence ATGCGACGTCGCATCCGCGGTAGACGGGCCACCGCCCTCACCGCCTTGCTCACCCTCGCACTCGCCGCCCCCATGGCAGCTCAGGCCGACGATCCCGCCCCACGGCCCGGCACCGACCGCACCGCATCACCCACTGCCCAAAGCGCCGACGAGAGCGTGCGGCAGTACGAGGTCTCCGGCCCCGCCACCCGGGCCGACCGCTCCGCCGTCGCCGCCACCGGCGTCTCCATCGACGAGGTCGACGCCCGCTCCCTGGTCGTCACCGCCGACGCGGCGCAGGCCAAACGGCTGCGCGCACTCGGCTACCGGCTCACCGCACTCCAGGGCCCGCCCGACCGCAGCCAGGGCAGGGCCGCGAAGCCGTTCGACTTCCCCTCGGGCGATGCGAAGTACCACAACTACGCCGAGACCAACGCCGAGATCAACGCGGCGGTGGCGAAGTATCCGTCGATCCTCAGCAAGCGCGTCATCGGAAAGTCGTACGAGGGCCGGGACATCGTCGCTCTCAAGATCAGCGACAACGTGGCCTCGGACGAGAGCGAGCCCGAGGTTCTCTTCACCGCCCATCAGCACGCGCGTGAGCACCTCACCGTGGAGATGGCGCTCTATCTGGTGCGGCAGTTCACCGAGGGGTACGGCAGCGACTCCCGGATCACCAATGCGGTCAACGGCCGGGAGATCTGGATCATCCCGGATGTGAACCCGGACGGCGGCGAGTACGACATCGCCACCGGCTCCTACCGAAGCTGGCGCAAGAACCGCCAGCCCAACTCCGGCTCCTCGTCCGTCGGCACCGACCTCAACCGCAACTGGGACTTCAAATGGGGCTGCTGCGGCGGCTCCTCCGGCTCCCCCGGCTCGGAGACCTACCGCGGCCCCAGCGCCGGCTCCGCCCCCGAGGTGAAGGTGGTCGCCGACTTCGCCCGCGGCCGCGTCGTCGGCGGCAAGCAGCAGCTCAAGGCCGCCATCGACTTCCACACCTACAGCGAACTGGTGCTGTGGCCCTTCGGCTGGACGCACGACGAAACCACCACCGGCATGACGCGGGACGACTACGACGCCTTCGCGGCGGTCGGCAAGAAGATGGCCGCGAGCAACGGCTACACCCCCGAGCAGTCCAGCGAGCTCTACATCACCGACGGCGCGATCGACGACTATCTGTGGGGCACCCAGAAGGTCTTCGCCTACACCTTCGAGATGTACCCGACCGACTCCGGCGACGGCGGCTTCTACCCGCCCGACGAGGTCATCGACCGCGAAACCAGCCGCAACCGCGACGCGGTGCTCCAACTCGTGGAGAACGCGGACTGCATGTACCGCTCGATCGGGAAGGAATCGCAGTACTGCGCGTCAACTACCGTTCGCTAG
- a CDS encoding DUF397 domain-containing protein: MVSSEHTAPNSAAFTGWFKSSYSGGSQGECLEVARGHADVPVRDSKHPHGPALVFEPSAWSAFVSAVKRGEFPTI, encoded by the coding sequence ATGGTCAGCAGTGAGCACACCGCTCCGAACTCGGCCGCCTTCACCGGGTGGTTCAAGTCCAGCTACAGCGGAGGCAGTCAGGGCGAATGCCTTGAGGTCGCGCGTGGCCACGCCGACGTCCCCGTCCGCGACAGCAAGCACCCCCATGGCCCGGCGCTCGTATTCGAGCCGTCCGCGTGGTCGGCGTTCGTCTCCGCCGTCAAGCGCGGGGAGTTCCCCACCATCTGA
- a CDS encoding RNA-guided endonuclease InsQ/TnpB family protein, whose protein sequence is MKLVMQVKLLPTPEQASALEATLTACNEAATWVSSIAYEHGVMRNFGLRKLAYPQIRARWGLGAQAAQHVIKKTSDAYATLKANLRAGNLGKPGSKRYRKATGKPITFRPEGAQPYDDRMLSWQIAERRVSIWTLAGRIKDVRFTASVEQLATLALHRRGESDLVCRDGMWFLMAICEVPEQALNTEPADFLGIDLGIVNIATTSDGEILAGRRLNRIRARERTLRTKLQRKNTPSTRRRLKKRRRKEVRRARDINHKIAKHVVAEAERTGRGIALEDLRGIRERVRLGKPQRATVHSWAFAQLGGFIAYKARKAGVPVVHVDPAYTSRTCAECGHIDKANRVNQAWFACRSCGFVDHADRNGSRNIRARAWELWRRRAQSTAPASPRDPGARLDASAVPPPVTPAVQALRSSER, encoded by the coding sequence ATGAAGCTGGTGATGCAGGTGAAGCTCCTGCCAACGCCTGAGCAGGCGTCGGCCCTGGAGGCGACCCTGACCGCCTGCAACGAGGCTGCCACCTGGGTCAGTTCAATCGCATACGAACACGGCGTCATGCGGAACTTCGGCTTGCGCAAGCTCGCCTATCCGCAGATCCGCGCCCGGTGGGGGCTCGGCGCGCAGGCCGCCCAGCATGTCATCAAGAAGACAAGCGATGCATACGCCACCTTGAAGGCGAACCTGAGGGCCGGGAACCTCGGCAAGCCGGGCTCGAAACGCTACCGCAAGGCCACCGGGAAGCCGATCACGTTCCGTCCTGAGGGCGCCCAGCCGTATGACGACCGGATGCTGTCCTGGCAGATCGCCGAGCGGCGGGTCTCGATCTGGACACTGGCTGGCCGCATCAAGGACGTGAGGTTCACCGCTTCCGTGGAGCAGCTCGCCACCCTGGCCTTGCACCGCCGGGGCGAGTCGGACCTGGTGTGCCGGGACGGTATGTGGTTCCTGATGGCGATCTGCGAGGTTCCCGAACAGGCACTGAACACCGAGCCGGCGGACTTCCTGGGTATCGACCTGGGCATCGTCAACATCGCTACTACCTCGGACGGCGAGATCCTGGCGGGGCGCCGCCTCAACCGAATCCGGGCGCGCGAGCGGACGCTGCGCACCAAGCTGCAGAGGAAGAACACGCCATCGACAAGGCGTCGGTTGAAGAAGCGGCGCCGCAAAGAGGTGCGGCGAGCGAGGGACATCAACCACAAGATCGCGAAGCATGTGGTGGCCGAGGCAGAACGCACCGGTCGCGGGATCGCCCTGGAAGACCTCAGGGGTATCCGTGAGCGGGTACGGCTTGGCAAGCCCCAACGGGCCACCGTGCACTCCTGGGCCTTCGCCCAGTTGGGCGGCTTCATCGCATACAAGGCCCGCAAGGCTGGGGTGCCGGTGGTGCACGTCGATCCGGCGTACACCTCCCGCACCTGTGCCGAATGCGGCCACATCGACAAGGCGAACCGGGTGAACCAAGCCTGGTTCGCGTGCCGGTCCTGCGGATTCGTTGATCACGCAGACCGGAACGGCTCCCGCAACATCCGTGCTCGCGCATGGGAGTTGTGGCGACGCAGGGCCCAGTCAACGGCCCCTGCCTCGCCCCGGGACCCCGGGGCGAGGCTGGACGCAAGCGCAGTGCCACCGCCAGTGACGCCCGCTGTGCAAGCCCTTCGCTCTAGCGAACGGTAG
- a CDS encoding VOC family protein: MPHLGLVTVVVRDYDEAIAFYRDVIGFQLLEDTRIDAEKRWVVVAPPGARETAVLLARAMTGEQEARVGDQTGGRVGWFLNTEAFDRDYERMRAAGVVFEEQPRREPYGTVAVFRDLYGNRWDLIELNRTDAPQSADGGT, from the coding sequence GTGCCTCATCTCGGACTGGTGACTGTTGTCGTGCGTGACTATGACGAGGCCATCGCCTTCTATCGGGACGTCATCGGCTTCCAGCTTCTGGAAGACACTCGCATCGACGCCGAGAAGCGGTGGGTCGTGGTCGCTCCGCCGGGAGCCCGGGAGACGGCTGTACTCCTTGCCAGGGCCATGACCGGTGAGCAGGAGGCCCGTGTCGGGGACCAGACTGGTGGCCGGGTCGGCTGGTTTTTGAACACGGAGGCGTTCGACCGCGATTACGAGCGCATGCGGGCGGCTGGGGTCGTGTTCGAAGAACAGCCCCGGCGTGAGCCGTATGGCACGGTTGCCGTTTTCCGGGACCTCTATGGGAACCGGTGGGATTTGATCGAACTGAACCGGACCGACGCCCCTCAAAGCGCCGACGGCGGCACGTGA
- a CDS encoding IS982 family transposase: protein MTPCLDALLAALYVFIDDHVAPRRRIGRPPKLTDAELLCLAVAQVLLGFPSARHWIRFAHARLGHLFRYLPQQSAYNKRLNAAGPLISTVIEALARQVPSWHDDLRLIDSTPLPCAASRETVKRSDLAGHAGYGYCRSHSRFFWGFRLYLLTTAEGMPISWCLAHPKLGEREVMCALLERDHHLVRAGQVILADKGFAGREFEAFLTERLGVHLVRPDRKDEPVRHGRLARVRQWIEAVIDTLKGQLGLEQHGGRTLLGVFARTGQRLLALAASVWHNWTTGAKIKRSLIAYDH, encoded by the coding sequence GTGACTCCTTGCCTGGACGCCCTTCTGGCGGCACTGTACGTGTTCATCGACGACCATGTGGCTCCCCGTCGCCGGATCGGGCGACCTCCAAAACTGACGGACGCCGAACTGCTGTGCCTGGCGGTTGCCCAGGTCCTGCTGGGCTTCCCTTCCGCACGGCACTGGATTCGCTTCGCCCACGCCCGGCTCGGGCACTTGTTTCGCTACCTGCCCCAGCAGTCCGCCTACAACAAGCGGCTCAACGCCGCCGGACCGCTGATCAGCACCGTGATCGAGGCACTGGCCAGGCAGGTGCCGAGCTGGCACGACGACCTGCGGCTGATCGACTCCACCCCACTGCCGTGTGCGGCCTCCCGCGAGACGGTCAAACGCTCCGACCTGGCCGGACACGCCGGATACGGCTACTGCCGCAGCCACTCCCGCTTCTTCTGGGGCTTCCGGCTCTACCTGCTGACCACCGCCGAGGGCATGCCGATCTCCTGGTGCCTGGCCCACCCCAAGCTCGGCGAGCGGGAGGTGATGTGCGCGTTGCTGGAACGCGACCACCACCTCGTCCGCGCCGGTCAGGTGATCCTTGCGGACAAGGGCTTCGCCGGGCGGGAGTTCGAGGCGTTCCTGACCGAGCGCCTGGGTGTCCATCTGGTACGGCCGGATCGGAAGGACGAGCCGGTCCGGCACGGCCGCCTCGCCCGCGTCCGCCAGTGGATCGAAGCCGTCATCGACACGCTCAAGGGTCAGCTCGGCCTGGAACAACACGGTGGCAGAACCCTGCTTGGGGTGTTCGCCCGCACCGGCCAACGACTCCTCGCCCTCGCAGCCAGCGTCTGGCACAACTGGACCACCGGCGCCAAGATCAAGCGATCCCTGATCGCCTACGACCACTGA
- the cpaB gene encoding Flp pilus assembly protein CpaB — MNSRQRRGVILLLLSVLCAVGAFAGVLSVVNDVESKVGPETTAYKLTSDVQPYKALDAGEFEKVSMPERYVPSTAVTDLDELRGKIAVTQLTKGSLLQRDMIANRPALKPGQQEIAIMIDAATGVAGKITPGAKVNIYATFEGDSRGEEAVSKLIVAGAEVLDLGKITALEPNQDDKRRIDEAVPITFALDTKNAQRVAYAESFASHVRLALVAPGGGTSIGPGDRTYTLDGDK, encoded by the coding sequence ATGAATTCACGCCAGCGCCGCGGAGTCATCCTGCTGCTCCTGTCGGTCCTGTGCGCCGTCGGCGCCTTTGCCGGAGTGCTCTCCGTCGTCAACGACGTGGAGTCGAAGGTCGGCCCCGAGACCACCGCCTACAAGCTCACCTCGGACGTCCAGCCCTACAAGGCGCTGGACGCGGGAGAGTTCGAGAAGGTCTCGATGCCCGAGCGCTATGTGCCCTCCACCGCCGTCACCGATCTCGACGAGCTACGCGGGAAGATCGCGGTGACCCAGCTCACCAAGGGGTCACTGCTGCAACGGGACATGATCGCGAACCGGCCCGCCCTGAAGCCCGGACAGCAGGAGATCGCCATCATGATCGACGCGGCCACCGGCGTCGCCGGCAAGATCACCCCGGGCGCGAAGGTCAACATCTACGCGACCTTCGAGGGTGACTCCCGGGGCGAGGAAGCGGTCTCCAAGCTGATCGTCGCGGGCGCCGAGGTGCTCGACCTCGGCAAGATCACCGCCCTGGAGCCCAACCAGGACGACAAGCGGCGGATCGACGAGGCCGTGCCGATCACCTTCGCGCTCGACACCAAGAACGCACAGCGCGTGGCCTACGCCGAGTCCTTCGCCTCGCATGTGCGGCTCGCGCTGGTCGCCCCCGGCGGAGGCACCTCCATAGGCCCCGGTGACCGCACCTACACCCTCGACGGCGACAAATGA
- a CDS encoding AAA family ATPase, whose product MTIRILPAVGDPDAARSLSGLLGQLPGVEPSAPVGDSTLLLDTLASLAAASLEELPEVVLVHERIAPAPALELIREIALRFPAVGVVLATADAGPALYSAAMDAGARGIAGIPLSYDELAARVQGAAQWATGVRRHLGGGGDPLAAGPGGKLVAVAGAKGGVGTTVTAVQLALAARAAGRKVALVDLDLQSGDIASYLDVQFRRSIADLAQISDISPRVLQDAVFTHQTGLGLLLAPGEGERGEEVTDRTARQVIGALRSRFELVVVDCGTQMTSAGAAAVEIADIALLVTTPDVVAVRAAKRMVRLWDRLQIRKAEETVTVVNRHTRSAEIQPQLVQRATGTTVARTAIPAGFKELQPAVDSGRMQDLDAKSAVKQALWGLAGELGLVDAAPRAAAAAPPTGAATRPGAAASAPCRGCGGAMP is encoded by the coding sequence GTGACGATCAGGATTCTGCCGGCCGTCGGCGACCCCGACGCCGCCCGCTCCCTGAGCGGGCTGCTCGGCCAGCTGCCCGGTGTCGAACCGTCGGCGCCGGTCGGCGACTCGACCCTGCTGCTCGACACCCTCGCCTCGCTGGCCGCGGCCTCCCTGGAGGAGCTGCCGGAGGTCGTCCTCGTCCATGAGCGCATCGCCCCGGCCCCGGCGCTGGAGCTGATCCGCGAGATCGCGCTGCGCTTCCCGGCGGTGGGCGTGGTGCTGGCGACCGCCGACGCGGGGCCCGCGCTGTACTCGGCCGCCATGGACGCCGGGGCCCGCGGCATCGCCGGGATCCCGCTGTCCTACGACGAGCTGGCGGCCCGCGTCCAGGGCGCCGCCCAGTGGGCCACGGGCGTGCGGCGCCATCTCGGGGGCGGCGGCGATCCGTTGGCCGCCGGGCCCGGCGGCAAGCTGGTCGCGGTCGCGGGCGCCAAGGGCGGCGTCGGCACCACCGTGACCGCCGTGCAGCTCGCGCTCGCCGCGCGGGCCGCGGGCCGTAAGGTCGCGCTCGTCGACCTGGACCTGCAATCCGGGGACATCGCCTCCTACCTCGACGTCCAATTCCGGCGCTCGATCGCCGATCTGGCGCAGATCAGCGACATCTCGCCCCGGGTGCTCCAGGACGCGGTGTTCACCCACCAGACCGGGCTCGGGCTGCTGCTCGCGCCGGGCGAGGGCGAGCGCGGCGAGGAGGTGACCGACCGCACCGCCCGGCAGGTCATCGGCGCGCTGCGGTCGCGCTTCGAGCTCGTGGTCGTCGACTGCGGTACGCAGATGACCTCCGCGGGCGCCGCCGCCGTGGAGATCGCGGACATCGCGCTGCTGGTGACCACCCCGGACGTGGTCGCGGTGCGCGCCGCCAAGCGCATGGTCCGGCTGTGGGACCGGCTCCAGATCCGCAAGGCGGAGGAGACCGTGACCGTGGTCAACCGGCACACCCGCAGCGCGGAGATCCAGCCGCAGCTCGTCCAGCGGGCCACCGGGACGACCGTGGCGCGCACGGCGATCCCGGCCGGCTTCAAGGAGCTGCAGCCCGCCGTCGACTCGGGCCGGATGCAGGACCTGGACGCCAAGTCGGCCGTCAAGCAGGCGCTGTGGGGGCTGGCCGGTGAGCTGGGCCTGGTGGACGCCGCGCCCCGAGCGGCGGCCGCCGCGCCGCCCACCGGGGCGGCCACGCGGCCGGGGGCGGCGGCGAGCGCGCCCTGCCGGGGCTGCGGCGG
- a CDS encoding chitinase, which translates to MVRAQFTKRLLGAAAVVAIAAGGLISAGSANASEDHSDAKQHAAAVPEHAVTGYWQNFNNGATAQKLSDVPDDYDIIAVAFADATGSPGAVDFKLDPATGYSDEQQFKDDIKAKQAAGKSVIISVGGEKGTISVSDDASADAFASSITGLMDKYGFNGVDIDLENGVNSTYMTKALKAVHDKKSDVVVTMAPQTIDMQSASTEYFKTALGIKDFLTVVNMQYYNSGSMLGCDGKVYSQGSVDFLTALACIQLENGLDPSQVGIGVPASTSGAGSGYVEPGVVNDALDCLAKGTGCGSFKPSKTYPGIRGAMTWSTNWDAAAGNAWSKAVGPHVHGL; encoded by the coding sequence GTGGTACGCGCACAGTTCACCAAGCGGCTGCTCGGAGCCGCCGCAGTCGTCGCCATCGCCGCCGGAGGGCTGATATCCGCCGGCTCGGCCAACGCGTCGGAGGACCACTCCGACGCCAAGCAGCACGCCGCCGCCGTCCCCGAGCACGCCGTCACCGGGTACTGGCAGAACTTCAACAACGGCGCGACAGCCCAGAAGCTCTCGGACGTCCCGGACGACTACGACATCATCGCGGTCGCCTTCGCGGACGCCACCGGCTCCCCCGGAGCGGTCGACTTCAAGCTCGACCCCGCCACCGGCTACAGCGACGAGCAGCAGTTCAAGGACGACATCAAGGCCAAGCAGGCGGCCGGGAAGTCCGTGATCATCTCCGTCGGCGGCGAGAAGGGCACCATCTCGGTCAGCGACGACGCCTCGGCCGACGCCTTCGCCTCCTCCATCACCGGCCTGATGGACAAGTACGGCTTCAACGGCGTCGACATCGACCTGGAGAACGGCGTCAACTCCACCTACATGACCAAGGCCCTCAAGGCCGTCCACGACAAGAAGAGCGATGTCGTGGTCACCATGGCGCCGCAGACGATCGACATGCAGTCGGCGTCCACCGAGTACTTCAAGACCGCCCTGGGGATCAAGGACTTCCTGACGGTGGTCAACATGCAGTACTACAACAGCGGCTCGATGCTGGGCTGTGACGGCAAGGTCTACTCCCAGGGCTCGGTCGACTTCCTCACCGCCCTCGCCTGCATCCAGCTGGAGAACGGCCTCGACCCGTCGCAGGTCGGCATCGGCGTGCCCGCCTCCACCAGCGGCGCCGGCTCCGGCTATGTCGAGCCGGGCGTCGTCAACGACGCCCTCGACTGCCTCGCCAAGGGCACCGGCTGCGGCTCCTTCAAGCCGTCCAAGACCTACCCCGGCATCCGCGGCGCGATGACCTGGTCCACCAACTGGGACGCGGCCGCGGGCAACGCGTGGTCCAAGGCGGTCGGCCCGCACGTCCACGGGCTGTAG
- a CDS encoding chitinase — MDRVAHPRPTRLRRTFARLTSAFATIALGATGLVALGGTAAGAAANLAQNPGFESGLSGWTCSAGSGSTVASPVHSGSAALKATPAGTDHARCAQTVAVKPNSSYTLSAWVQGSYVYLGASGTGTTDVSAWTPSAPGWQQLSTSFTTGAGTTSVTVYTHGWYGQPAYYADDISLAGPGGDPGDPVPGAPSGLRTGGATSSSIDLSWSPVTGATGYNVYRDGSKVQSVSGASATVTGLAASTSYQFQVTATNAAGESPRSSAVTGTTTAGGDGGDGTVPKHAVTGYWQNFNNGAAVQKLRDVQDQYDIIAVAFADATGTPGAVDFTLDPAVGYGSEQQFKDDIKAKQAAGKSVVISIGGQNGTVSINDSASANNFADSVYALMREYGFNGVDIDLENGLNATYMTQALRSLSAKAGSGLVITMAPQTIDMQSTSGAYFQTALNIKDILTVVNMQYYNSGSMLGCDGKVYSQGSVDFLTALACIQLEGGLSPSQVGLGLPASTRGAGSGYVSPTIVNNALDCLARGTNCGSFKPARTYPGLRGAMTWSTNWDATAGNAWSNAVGPKVHGLP; from the coding sequence ATGGACCGTGTCGCACACCCCCGCCCCACCCGACTCAGACGCACCTTCGCCCGGCTGACCAGCGCATTCGCCACCATCGCCCTGGGCGCCACCGGCCTGGTCGCCCTCGGCGGCACCGCCGCGGGCGCCGCCGCCAACCTCGCCCAGAACCCCGGCTTCGAGTCCGGCCTCAGCGGCTGGACCTGTTCCGCCGGGAGCGGCAGCACGGTCGCGAGCCCCGTCCACAGCGGCTCGGCCGCGCTCAAGGCCACCCCGGCGGGCACGGACCACGCCCGCTGCGCCCAGACCGTGGCCGTCAAGCCCAACTCCTCCTACACGCTGAGCGCCTGGGTCCAGGGCAGCTATGTCTACCTCGGCGCCAGCGGCACCGGCACCACCGACGTCTCGGCCTGGACGCCGTCGGCGCCCGGCTGGCAGCAGCTCAGCACCAGCTTCACCACCGGCGCGGGCACCACCTCGGTGACCGTCTACACCCACGGCTGGTACGGCCAGCCCGCCTACTACGCCGACGACATCAGTCTGGCCGGCCCCGGCGGCGACCCCGGCGACCCGGTGCCGGGCGCGCCGAGCGGACTGCGGACCGGCGGCGCCACCTCGTCCTCCATCGATCTGTCCTGGTCCCCGGTCACCGGCGCGACCGGCTACAACGTCTACCGCGACGGCTCCAAGGTGCAGTCGGTGAGCGGCGCTTCGGCGACCGTGACGGGTCTGGCGGCCTCCACCTCGTACCAGTTCCAGGTCACCGCCACCAACGCGGCGGGCGAGTCCCCCAGGTCGTCCGCCGTCACGGGCACGACGACGGCCGGAGGCGACGGGGGCGACGGCACCGTGCCCAAACACGCGGTCACCGGTTACTGGCAGAACTTCAACAACGGCGCGGCCGTGCAGAAGCTGCGTGACGTCCAGGACCAATACGACATCATCGCCGTCGCCTTCGCGGACGCCACCGGCACTCCCGGGGCCGTCGACTTCACCCTCGACCCCGCCGTCGGCTACGGCAGCGAGCAGCAGTTCAAGGACGACATCAAGGCCAAGCAGGCGGCCGGGAAGTCCGTCGTGATCTCCATCGGCGGCCAGAACGGCACGGTGTCCATCAACGACTCGGCCTCCGCGAACAACTTCGCCGACTCGGTCTACGCCCTGATGCGCGAGTACGGCTTCAACGGCGTCGACATCGACCTGGAGAACGGCCTCAACGCCACCTATATGACCCAGGCGCTGCGCTCCCTGTCGGCGAAGGCCGGGTCCGGCCTGGTCATCACCATGGCCCCGCAGACCATCGACATGCAGTCCACGTCGGGCGCCTACTTCCAGACGGCGCTGAACATCAAGGACATCCTGACGGTGGTCAACATGCAGTACTACAACAGCGGCTCGATGCTGGGCTGCGACGGCAAGGTGTACTCCCAGGGGTCGGTCGACTTCCTCACCGCCCTCGCCTGCATCCAGCTGGAAGGCGGTCTGTCGCCGTCCCAGGTCGGCCTCGGCCTGCCCGCCTCGACGCGCGGCGCGGGCAGCGGCTATGTCTCCCCGACGATCGTGAACAACGCCCTGGACTGCCTGGCCCGGGGCACGAACTGCGGCTCCTTCAAACCGGCCCGGACCTACCCGGGTCTGCGCGGCGCGATGACCTGGTCCACCAACTGGGACGCGACCGCGGGCAACGCGTGGTCGAACGCGGTGGGCCCCAAGGTGCACGGTCTGCCGTAG